In a single window of the Aridibaculum aurantiacum genome:
- a CDS encoding DinB family protein, translating into MKEIFNQYAAYNVWANQRLVDVILSLPPELQVQEVFSSFNSLHLTLSHMWYAESIWWQRLKLVENPQKIAVDVLEVEATCNGLLKQSRQWEEWVNKSTEAALAHEFVYRNSKKEQFKQPVSQVLLHMFNHATYHRGQLVTMLRNLGVEKIPSTDFIEFSRRKK; encoded by the coding sequence GTGAAGGAAATTTTTAATCAATATGCTGCATACAATGTATGGGCTAACCAGCGGCTGGTAGATGTTATTCTTTCGTTACCACCTGAATTACAAGTACAAGAGGTGTTTAGTAGCTTCAATAGTCTGCATCTTACGCTTAGTCATATGTGGTATGCAGAAAGTATATGGTGGCAGCGGCTGAAGCTTGTAGAAAACCCACAGAAAATTGCAGTTGATGTATTGGAAGTGGAAGCAACCTGTAACGGTCTACTGAAGCAGTCGCGGCAATGGGAGGAATGGGTAAATAAAAGTACCGAAGCTGCATTAGCACATGAATTCGTTTACCGCAACAGCAAGAAGGAGCAGTTTAAGCAGCCAGTATCACAGGTGTTGTTGCACATGTTCAATCATGCTACCTATCATCGTGGTCAGCTGGTAACCATGCTTCGTAACCTGGGTGTTGAGAAGATTCCTTCTACTGATTTCATAGAATTTTCGCGGAGGAAAAAATAG
- a CDS encoding triple tyrosine motif-containing protein translates to MKKVLLLFLLSIYALTAASQNTIGLPDIINHSKEKYKAGAQNRQIIQDRKGRLYIANNDGLLTFDGINWKNYPLPNKTIIRSLAFGPDDRLYVGGQDEFGYFTSTNNGQLAYHSLKHLVPANENWFTDVWEIYFYRDLIFFQTSNKIFQLSGNNCTVYKSNHWRFIGVSQDRLMAQDQQKGLLEFKNGLWSPFLQESELPVDYFATSLTPIGCDSSLLTTLKNGLFIISGNKATKFSSGFLQTISDKNISCATMVNKDHIAIATNLAGCFIIDKKGNLIQSFTRKEGLQNNNILDIFLDKEKNLWLGLDNGIDFISYNNAIKHIYSDYLNEGSGYAAHIYNNELFIGTSNGLYKVKLEDAPDLSFVKGNFQHLANSDGQVWNLSEVNNQLLMGHHDGAFLVKENTVLPIDKSSGYWGFLPYNNILPSSLMVSGTYNGINFYNYNNGQFGKSKLVAHFESARFVVIDNGNIWIAHPYKGIFKVTVSGDKVTTKRYASKEGVFSNNGNFIFKIKNGLVLTSENGVYEYNSAKDVFEPSPYYNQFFAGKNIRYLKEDQQGNIWFVFDKILGVLDLSNDKPQMLYLPELTNQFVSGFEFIYPIDERNVLVGGEKGFYHINYHQYKQLEYPLQVQVVLVKAFNEKDSVLYGGYSGEVNETIKGSSKKVNISHSWNSFHFAYAAPVYAQQSNIEYSYFLEGFDEKWSEYTTRAEKEYTNLPAGNYTFKVKARNNLGDESATSNYSFTVLPPWYQTYWAYFLYTCMVFFAGYWYYILQKKKFKAQQLMYEEEQKRLQYLHQLELEKNEKELVKLRNEKLEAEIQHKNTELASTAMHLVQKGELLGKVKDQMLKLKTSVVDEKDELKKILRTISDEERMDEQWEHFSIHFDKVHSDFLVTLKKRYPLLSNNEMKLCAYLRMNLSTKEIAQMMNISVRGVEISRYRLRKKLEIAKDVSLFDFLIQATAQPTIEAN, encoded by the coding sequence GTGAAAAAAGTATTACTACTGTTTTTGCTTTCTATTTATGCACTTACCGCTGCTAGCCAGAATACTATAGGCTTACCCGATATAATCAATCATTCAAAAGAGAAATATAAAGCTGGCGCTCAAAACAGGCAGATTATCCAGGACAGGAAAGGCAGGTTATACATAGCCAATAATGATGGCTTACTCACCTTCGACGGTATCAACTGGAAAAACTACCCCCTACCAAACAAAACTATTATTCGATCACTTGCCTTTGGCCCAGATGACCGGCTGTACGTTGGTGGACAGGATGAATTTGGATACTTTACCTCAACCAATAATGGTCAACTGGCATACCATTCCTTAAAGCACCTCGTTCCGGCTAATGAAAACTGGTTTACAGATGTTTGGGAGATATATTTTTATCGTGATCTGATTTTCTTCCAAACCAGCAATAAGATTTTCCAGCTAAGTGGTAATAACTGTACGGTCTACAAAAGCAACCATTGGCGTTTTATAGGTGTTAGCCAGGATCGGCTGATGGCGCAAGACCAGCAAAAGGGACTCCTGGAATTTAAGAACGGCCTGTGGAGCCCTTTTTTACAAGAATCAGAATTACCCGTAGACTATTTTGCCACTTCGCTAACTCCTATAGGCTGCGACAGTTCATTATTGACAACATTGAAAAATGGGCTGTTTATCATTTCAGGAAATAAGGCCACTAAATTTTCTTCTGGTTTTTTACAAACCATTTCAGATAAAAATATCTCGTGTGCAACCATGGTCAATAAAGACCATATAGCAATTGCTACCAATCTTGCCGGCTGTTTCATCATTGATAAAAAAGGGAATCTTATCCAAAGTTTTACGCGAAAGGAAGGACTGCAGAATAACAACATTCTCGACATTTTTCTTGACAAAGAAAAGAACCTATGGTTAGGGTTGGATAACGGCATTGACTTCATATCGTACAACAATGCCATCAAGCATATTTACTCCGACTACCTGAATGAAGGCTCTGGTTATGCTGCACATATTTACAACAATGAATTGTTTATCGGCACCTCGAATGGCCTGTATAAAGTAAAATTGGAAGATGCGCCGGACCTGAGTTTTGTAAAAGGTAATTTTCAACACCTGGCGAACAGCGATGGCCAGGTATGGAACCTGTCTGAAGTAAACAATCAATTGCTGATGGGCCACCATGATGGAGCCTTTTTGGTTAAAGAAAACACTGTACTACCAATAGATAAGTCGTCGGGATACTGGGGGTTCCTGCCATACAATAATATACTACCCTCTTCTCTCATGGTAAGTGGCACTTACAACGGGATCAACTTTTACAATTACAACAATGGGCAGTTTGGAAAATCAAAACTAGTAGCACATTTTGAGTCTGCCCGCTTTGTGGTAATTGACAATGGCAACATCTGGATAGCACATCCATATAAGGGCATTTTCAAAGTAACTGTAAGTGGCGATAAGGTCACCACAAAAAGATATGCTTCAAAAGAAGGTGTTTTTTCTAATAATGGAAACTTCATTTTTAAGATTAAGAACGGCCTTGTACTCACCAGCGAAAATGGCGTATATGAGTACAACAGCGCCAAGGATGTTTTTGAACCTTCACCTTATTACAACCAGTTTTTTGCCGGCAAAAACATACGCTACCTGAAGGAAGATCAACAAGGAAATATCTGGTTTGTGTTTGATAAAATACTTGGGGTACTTGATCTTTCAAATGATAAGCCGCAGATGCTATACTTGCCTGAACTTACAAATCAGTTTGTAAGCGGTTTCGAGTTCATTTACCCTATAGATGAACGAAATGTGTTGGTTGGCGGCGAAAAAGGTTTTTACCATATTAATTACCATCAATACAAACAACTTGAGTATCCTTTGCAAGTGCAGGTAGTACTGGTAAAAGCCTTCAACGAAAAAGATAGTGTGCTGTATGGTGGCTACAGCGGTGAAGTAAATGAAACAATAAAAGGCTCATCTAAAAAAGTGAACATCAGCCACTCGTGGAATTCTTTTCATTTTGCTTATGCTGCGCCTGTTTATGCCCAGCAATCCAACATAGAATACAGCTACTTCCTGGAAGGTTTTGATGAGAAATGGTCGGAATATACTACACGTGCAGAAAAAGAATACACGAACCTACCTGCCGGCAACTACACCTTCAAAGTAAAAGCAAGAAACAACCTGGGTGACGAATCGGCCACCAGCAACTACAGCTTTACCGTATTGCCCCCGTGGTACCAGACATATTGGGCGTATTTCCTGTATACATGCATGGTGTTCTTCGCTGGCTACTGGTATTATATTCTGCAAAAGAAGAAATTTAAGGCGCAACAACTGATGTATGAAGAAGAACAAAAGCGCCTACAATACCTGCACCAATTGGAACTGGAAAAGAATGAAAAGGAACTGGTAAAGCTACGCAATGAGAAGCTGGAAGCAGAGATACAACACAAGAATACAGAACTTGCCTCTACTGCTATGCACTTGGTGCAAAAAGGCGAACTGCTAGGAAAAGTGAAAGACCAGATGCTGAAGCTGAAAACTTCGGTAGTAGATGAAAAAGATGAGCTTAAAAAAATACTTAGAACAATAAGCGATGAAGAACGGATGGATGAACAGTGGGAACATTTTTCCATTCACTTTGATAAAGTTCATAGCGACTTCCTGGTAACATTAAAGAAGCGTTACCCATTGCTAAGCAACAACGAGATGAAGTTGTGTGCTTACCTGCGTATGAACCTAAGTACAAAAGAGATAGCGCAAATGATGAATATTTCTGTAAGAGGTGTAGAAATAAGCAGGTACAGGCTCAGAAAAAAATTAGAGATAGCCAAAGATGTAAGCTTATTCGACTTTTTGATACAAGCCACTGCACAACCCACCATTGAAGCAAACTAA
- a CDS encoding SusC/RagA family TonB-linked outer membrane protein, which produces MKVKNVLLLFALLFLQLTAIYSQSLQVSGRITSKNNTQPLVGATVGVKGTNIATATDNNGQYTLLVPSPNSVLVVTYLGMQVEERPVNNQPVQDFNMNEATSNLGEVVVVGYGVQRKSLVTGAISSIKSEQISSVTNTRIEQAMQGRVAGVQIVPTSGQPGAGLNIRIRGTGSNRNSSPLFIIDGVRAGGIESLDPSEVASIEILKDAASAAIYGAEGANGVVIITTKTGKRNSSEISYQSQVGVQSVKDDFIKMMNAQQYQQYLAEANVAGRPTPAEAARVGEGTNWLREVLQTAPQHHHSLTFSGGSERSTYLINGNLFSQEGIVGGDKSRFQRYTFRVNTDNKIKSWLNVGNRFVYSHHRRRAISDNNEFGSILSSALVMDPTTPVIYQQGATLPMHVQNAIAAGKPLRVDANGNIYGISNYLRGEYGNPLARIDMARGENVQNKIVGNAFVDIEPFSGFKFTSRFSIDAAFQTGHGWTPTFWFSDESQNTIANGYDYSNNWFTWQLENFANYQRKFGSHNVNLLAGVSAQKTREYHIGGSYSGLFKEEDKFSYADFVPDLNDRIGSIGFNRTLASFYGRVNYDYNNKYLFAATLRRDGSSLFAPGYQWGTFPSVSAGWVFSNENFFPASFSRTMNYGKLRASWGQNGSLSSVGLGEWMNSIGAGLIYPDNGGNLLVGAAPTSLAYPQLTWETSEQVDIGADFAFFNNRLTLTMDYYKKTTKDLLTAGNAPMFAGNFLRTVNAGTVENTGFEFELAYNNRPNGNLFNYEVGLNFSTLKNRVTYLDPNSPILFGAGIGTGWSATAMQVGEPIWYFNGYKTQGIFQTQAEVNNYLNKTGITGYNPKPGEPIVVDVNGDKQISPADMTNIGSPHPDFLFGGRVNLSYKGFDLLVFVQGQVGNEILMGFNRTDRSTANKPYFFYANRWTGPGSTNTWFAANTSNPYIYNSDLMIFDGSFARIRQLQLGYTLPRNVLNRIRTKNARLYVTLDDWFTFTRYPGVDPEGGSNGGNSIGIDRGGYPIPRRAMAGISITF; this is translated from the coding sequence ATGAAAGTCAAAAATGTCCTCTTGCTGTTTGCGCTACTTTTTCTGCAGCTCACAGCAATCTACTCTCAATCGTTACAAGTCTCAGGAAGGATCACTTCCAAAAACAACACCCAACCTTTGGTTGGAGCCACTGTAGGCGTAAAAGGTACTAACATAGCCACTGCCACAGATAACAACGGGCAGTACACGCTCCTGGTACCCTCACCCAATTCTGTATTAGTAGTTACTTACCTGGGCATGCAGGTAGAAGAGCGGCCGGTAAACAACCAGCCAGTGCAGGACTTTAACATGAACGAAGCCACCAGCAACCTTGGAGAGGTAGTAGTGGTTGGATATGGCGTTCAGCGGAAGAGCCTGGTTACAGGTGCTATTTCTTCCATTAAAAGTGAACAGATTTCTTCTGTAACAAATACACGTATTGAGCAGGCAATGCAAGGACGTGTAGCCGGTGTGCAGATTGTTCCTACTTCTGGTCAGCCAGGTGCAGGTTTGAACATTCGCATACGCGGTACAGGATCTAATCGTAATTCCTCACCTCTATTTATTATAGATGGTGTACGTGCCGGCGGTATAGAGTCGCTGGATCCTTCCGAAGTAGCTTCTATAGAAATATTGAAAGATGCGGCTTCTGCAGCTATTTATGGTGCGGAAGGTGCAAATGGTGTTGTGATCATAACCACTAAAACAGGTAAAAGAAATTCATCTGAAATCAGCTACCAATCGCAGGTGGGTGTACAGTCGGTAAAAGATGATTTCATTAAGATGATGAATGCACAACAATACCAGCAGTACCTGGCTGAAGCTAATGTTGCTGGAAGGCCAACACCAGCTGAAGCAGCACGCGTAGGAGAAGGAACAAACTGGCTGCGGGAAGTGCTGCAGACTGCTCCGCAACATCACCATTCACTTACCTTCAGTGGAGGATCAGAAAGATCTACTTATTTAATTAATGGTAACCTGTTTTCGCAGGAGGGTATTGTAGGTGGTGATAAAAGCCGTTTCCAGCGTTATACCTTCAGGGTAAATACTGATAACAAGATCAAGTCTTGGTTGAATGTTGGTAACCGCTTTGTTTACTCCCACCACAGGCGCCGCGCTATTTCTGACAATAATGAATTTGGTTCTATACTATCCAGCGCGCTGGTGATGGATCCAACCACCCCTGTAATATACCAGCAGGGTGCTACGCTTCCTATGCATGTTCAAAATGCTATTGCAGCTGGTAAACCGCTACGTGTAGATGCTAATGGTAATATATACGGTATATCAAATTACTTGCGTGGCGAGTATGGAAACCCGCTGGCTCGTATTGATATGGCAAGGGGTGAAAATGTACAGAACAAAATTGTAGGTAATGCTTTTGTGGATATTGAACCATTCAGTGGTTTCAAGTTTACTTCCCGCTTCAGTATTGATGCTGCATTTCAAACCGGCCATGGCTGGACACCAACTTTCTGGTTTAGCGATGAAAGCCAAAATACCATTGCTAACGGATATGATTATAGCAACAACTGGTTTACATGGCAGCTGGAGAACTTTGCCAACTACCAAAGAAAATTTGGATCGCACAATGTTAACCTGCTAGCTGGTGTTTCTGCACAAAAAACAAGAGAATACCATATTGGAGGAAGCTATTCTGGCTTATTTAAAGAAGAAGATAAATTCTCTTATGCTGACTTTGTTCCAGATCTGAATGACAGGATAGGTAGTATTGGTTTCAACCGCACACTCGCTTCCTTCTATGGTCGTGTAAATTACGACTACAACAACAAGTACTTGTTTGCTGCTACACTTCGTCGCGATGGATCTTCGTTGTTTGCACCAGGCTACCAGTGGGGAACTTTCCCTTCTGTATCTGCAGGTTGGGTGTTCTCAAATGAAAACTTCTTCCCTGCTTCATTTTCCCGCACTATGAACTATGGTAAGCTGAGAGCCAGCTGGGGACAGAATGGTAGCTTATCAAGCGTAGGCTTGGGCGAATGGATGAACTCTATAGGTGCAGGATTGATCTACCCTGACAACGGGGGAAATTTATTGGTGGGTGCAGCTCCAACAAGCCTGGCGTATCCGCAGCTTACATGGGAAACAAGTGAGCAGGTGGATATAGGTGCTGATTTTGCCTTCTTTAACAACAGGCTGACCCTGACCATGGACTATTACAAGAAGACAACAAAAGACCTTCTGACAGCAGGTAATGCACCAATGTTCGCCGGCAATTTCCTTAGAACAGTAAATGCTGGTACAGTAGAAAACACAGGTTTCGAATTTGAACTGGCTTATAACAACAGGCCCAATGGTAACCTGTTTAACTATGAAGTAGGATTGAATTTCTCTACACTGAAAAACCGGGTTACATACCTTGATCCTAACTCGCCAATCTTATTTGGTGCAGGTATAGGCACTGGTTGGTCTGCAACAGCTATGCAGGTGGGAGAGCCAATATGGTACTTTAATGGATACAAAACACAAGGCATCTTCCAAACGCAGGCAGAGGTGAACAACTACCTGAACAAAACAGGAATCACGGGCTACAATCCAAAGCCAGGTGAACCAATAGTAGTAGATGTAAATGGTGATAAACAAATTTCACCTGCTGATATGACCAATATAGGTAGCCCTCATCCGGACTTCCTGTTTGGCGGTCGCGTTAATCTATCGTATAAAGGATTTGACCTGCTTGTTTTTGTACAGGGCCAGGTAGGTAATGAGATCTTAATGGGCTTCAATCGTACTGACCGTTCTACAGCCAACAAGCCTTATTTCTTTTATGCTAATCGCTGGACCGGTCCGGGAAGCACCAATACATGGTTTGCTGCCAATACTTCAAACCCTTACATCTATAATAGCGACCTGATGATCTTTGATGGCTCGTTTGCACGCATACGCCAGTTGCAGTTAGGCTACACTTTGCCGCGCAATGTGCTCAATCGCATCCGTACGAAAAATGCAAGATTGTATGTAACACTTGATGATTGGTTCACTTTTACACGCTACCCAGGTGTAGACCCTGAGGGTGGAAGCAATGGAGGAAACAGTATAGGCATAGACAGGGGAGGTTATCCTATTCCTCGCAGGGCTATGGCTGGAATTTCCATCACGTTCTAA
- a CDS encoding trans-sulfuration enzyme family protein has product MADKTFTTKGFSSAALHAHNNLHPNSAHTTPIYASSTFVFDTAQQGMERFSGQQEGYVYSRWGNPTFADAERVIEALETYEVKDDNGQPLQVKAILHASGQAAMTTLFMSNLSAGDKMLSHYSLYGGTHELVTKVLKECGIEAIISDMRNADEVEALLKQDPAIKLVHIETPANPTIQCIDIAAISAIAKKYNCIVSVDNTFATPYLQRPFALGADFVFHSTTKFLNGHGTAIGGVLLGKDLDFMKTKATKWHRLIGGSSNPFDAFLLLQGLKTLEIRMDRHCANAKQVAQYLQQHPSVAHVNYNGLPTHPGFAITQKQMSQPGAMVSFELEGGLDAGIKFINKLQMCIRAVSLGSVDTLISHPASMTHYGVGAQERLQYGITDGLIRMSVGIESVEDIIADLEQALEG; this is encoded by the coding sequence ATGGCCGATAAAACATTTACAACGAAAGGATTTAGTTCAGCAGCATTACATGCCCACAATAATCTACATCCTAATTCAGCGCATACCACGCCTATTTATGCAAGCTCCACCTTTGTGTTTGATACAGCGCAGCAAGGCATGGAACGCTTTTCCGGGCAGCAGGAAGGCTATGTTTACAGCCGCTGGGGCAATCCCACTTTTGCTGATGCCGAAAGAGTGATTGAAGCACTGGAAACGTACGAAGTAAAAGATGACAATGGACAACCACTACAGGTAAAAGCTATACTGCATGCAAGCGGCCAGGCAGCAATGACTACATTGTTCATGAGTAACTTGTCCGCAGGTGATAAAATGCTTAGCCATTATAGCTTGTATGGCGGCACACATGAACTGGTAACAAAGGTGCTGAAGGAATGTGGTATAGAAGCCATCATCAGCGATATGCGAAATGCTGACGAAGTGGAAGCGCTGCTTAAGCAAGACCCTGCAATAAAGCTTGTGCATATAGAAACACCAGCCAATCCTACCATTCAATGTATAGACATAGCAGCCATAAGTGCAATAGCTAAAAAATACAACTGCATTGTTTCGGTTGATAACACTTTTGCTACGCCTTACCTGCAGCGGCCATTTGCACTGGGCGCTGATTTCGTTTTTCATTCAACCACTAAATTTCTGAATGGACACGGCACTGCTATAGGTGGCGTGCTGCTGGGAAAGGACCTGGATTTCATGAAAACAAAAGCTACCAAGTGGCACCGGCTAATAGGTGGCAGCAGCAATCCTTTCGATGCATTCCTGTTGCTACAGGGCTTGAAAACATTAGAGATACGTATGGACCGACACTGCGCCAATGCTAAACAGGTAGCGCAGTACCTGCAACAGCATCCTTCAGTTGCGCATGTTAATTATAATGGTCTGCCTACGCATCCAGGATTTGCTATTACACAAAAGCAAATGAGCCAACCAGGCGCTATGGTAAGCTTTGAATTAGAAGGCGGGTTGGATGCAGGCATTAAGTTCATCAACAAGCTGCAGATGTGTATTCGTGCTGTATCTCTAGGCAGTGTAGACACCCTGATCTCGCATCCTGCATCTATGACACATTATGGTGTTGGCGCACAGGAAAGGCTTCAGTATGGCATAACCGATGGATTGATAAGAATGAGCGTAGGCATTGAAAGTGTAGAGGATATTATTGCAGACCTGGAGCAGGCGCTTGAAGGATAG
- a CDS encoding NUDIX hydrolase — translation MLYLIIVIVIILIALRLLNRTSKTTHAGGVVYRIKNEKPEVLLVTAKSNPMRWVLPKGHVEAGEKEEETALREVAEEAGVTGIAKQKIGHANGHKKFIIPTRTAFYLVQFSGTTKPQDDRQKVWLPLDAAISKASKPEQQKILRQAQAIFSSAKIL, via the coding sequence ATGCTATACCTCATCATCGTAATAGTTATAATATTGATTGCCCTCCGCCTCTTAAACCGCACTTCCAAAACAACGCATGCAGGAGGCGTGGTGTACAGGATCAAAAATGAAAAACCAGAAGTACTGCTGGTAACTGCAAAGTCGAACCCGATGCGGTGGGTACTACCAAAAGGGCATGTGGAAGCAGGTGAAAAAGAAGAAGAAACTGCTTTGCGTGAAGTGGCTGAAGAAGCGGGAGTAACGGGTATTGCAAAGCAAAAGATCGGCCATGCCAATGGTCATAAGAAGTTCATCATTCCTACACGAACAGCTTTTTACCTGGTACAATTTTCCGGAACAACTAAGCCACAGGATGATCGGCAAAAGGTTTGGCTACCGCTTGATGCTGCCATCAGTAAAGCCTCCAAGCCCGAACAGCAAAAGATCTTGCGGCAGGCACAAGCTATTTTTTCCTCCGCGAAAATTCTATGA
- a CDS encoding glycoside hydrolase family 16 protein, translating into MKCFQLVVISFLFFAGCSKKSTSGSTLVVQPPQDKNWTFETTPAWVEEFDYTGLPAASKWSYDVGGSGWGNNELQYYTEASPNNARVENGKLIITARKENVGGKEYTSARLVTKGKGDFLYGRIDVRAKLPAGRGTWPAIWMLPTDWEYGNWPRSGEIDIMEHVGYDPNKVHFSIHTQAYNHSINTQRGGSKTIPTAMSDFHNYRVDWTPYAVRGYFDDELVFTFINDGKGFATWPFDKRFHLLLNLAVGGNWGGAQGVDTTIFPAVFEVDYVRFYKMIDK; encoded by the coding sequence ATGAAATGTTTTCAACTTGTAGTAATCAGCTTCTTATTTTTTGCTGGTTGTTCTAAAAAATCAACGTCGGGCTCTACGCTGGTAGTTCAGCCACCACAGGATAAAAACTGGACTTTTGAAACAACACCTGCGTGGGTGGAAGAATTTGATTATACCGGTTTACCAGCCGCCAGCAAATGGAGCTACGATGTAGGTGGTAGTGGCTGGGGCAACAATGAACTTCAGTATTATACAGAAGCTTCACCGAATAATGCCAGAGTAGAAAATGGTAAACTTATCATTACTGCACGCAAGGAAAATGTAGGCGGTAAAGAATATACGTCTGCCAGGCTTGTTACAAAAGGTAAAGGAGATTTCTTGTATGGCAGAATTGATGTACGGGCAAAACTTCCTGCCGGTAGAGGTACATGGCCAGCTATCTGGATGTTGCCAACAGATTGGGAATATGGCAACTGGCCACGTTCAGGAGAAATAGACATTATGGAGCATGTAGGTTACGATCCTAATAAAGTTCATTTTAGTATTCATACACAAGCTTACAATCATAGCATAAATACCCAAAGGGGTGGCAGCAAAACCATTCCTACTGCCATGAGTGACTTCCATAACTACCGCGTAGACTGGACACCTTATGCTGTTCGCGGTTATTTTGATGATGAACTGGTATTCACTTTCATCAATGATGGAAAGGGATTTGCCACCTGGCCTTTCGACAAGCGTTTTCACCTGCTTTTAAATTTAGCAGTAGGTGGAAACTGGGGTGGTGCGCAAGGGGTAGATACTACCATTTTTCCTGCAGTGTTTGAAGTTGATTATGTACGTTTTTACAAAATGATCGATAAATAA
- a CDS encoding RagB/SusD family nutrient uptake outer membrane protein: protein MKKFIIRISLLCLPLFMFGGCKKFLDQEVPGAFPEQDFYKTDNDATQAVNGVYDMMQAHYNNNWASLYMIKTLLSDESNAGGNDAGDQPGYQTIDDYNFDATNDKIRDAWRMCYFTIYRANKVINRTEPTTEMRRRLIAEAKFLRAYNYFELASLWGDVPMILNDVSPSSYTSTGRTTRANVYAQVEKDLAEAIPVLPTKSTYSVADRFRVSKGSAQAMLGKALLYQQKWGEAVTQFEAVISSNQFSLEPSIGKAFSKAGEFGSESLFEISYTAERSYDWGNFPWGGAPESNIHIQLMGPRGDFYTKAPSDSLIGGWGFVLPKQKLWDAYVAAGDVNRRRQTVMSAVELIAAGGNWSNPTAYDYEGYFQRKYGSFASQTGAPISELNYGTNWRHLRYADVLLMAAEAHFRAGNEGKAREYINLVRQRSGLGIISATGNNLFQAIVTERQLELAFEGVRYTDLVRWGLAVQELGALGFRSGKHELLPIPIYDVNTGGLSQNAGY from the coding sequence ATGAAAAAGTTTATTATAAGGATATCCCTGCTTTGCCTGCCACTGTTTATGTTTGGCGGCTGTAAAAAATTCCTTGATCAAGAAGTGCCAGGAGCGTTTCCTGAACAGGATTTCTACAAGACAGATAATGATGCTACACAGGCTGTGAACGGGGTGTATGATATGATGCAGGCACACTATAACAACAACTGGGCAAGCCTGTATATGATAAAAACGCTGCTGTCTGACGAAAGTAATGCTGGTGGAAATGATGCCGGCGACCAGCCGGGCTATCAAACCATTGATGATTACAATTTTGATGCTACCAACGATAAGATCCGCGATGCGTGGAGAATGTGCTACTTCACAATTTACCGTGCTAACAAAGTGATCAACCGCACAGAGCCTACCACTGAAATGCGCAGGAGGCTGATAGCTGAAGCAAAATTCCTGAGAGCTTACAATTACTTTGAGCTTGCTTCTCTCTGGGGCGATGTTCCGATGATATTGAACGATGTGTCGCCATCATCTTATACATCTACAGGCAGAACTACAAGAGCTAATGTATATGCACAGGTAGAAAAAGACCTTGCTGAGGCTATTCCTGTTCTTCCTACAAAATCTACTTATAGTGTAGCTGACAGGTTTAGAGTATCTAAAGGATCTGCACAGGCAATGCTAGGCAAGGCTTTGCTTTACCAGCAAAAATGGGGTGAGGCAGTCACTCAATTCGAAGCAGTGATCTCATCAAATCAATTCAGCCTTGAGCCATCTATAGGTAAAGCATTTTCGAAAGCAGGTGAATTTGGTAGCGAGTCATTATTTGAAATTTCTTATACCGCAGAACGTAGTTACGATTGGGGCAACTTCCCCTGGGGTGGTGCGCCTGAAAGTAATATTCACATACAATTGATGGGGCCTCGTGGTGATTTCTATACCAAGGCGCCATCAGACTCTTTAATAGGTGGTTGGGGTTTTGTTCTTCCAAAACAAAAACTATGGGATGCATACGTGGCTGCAGGCGATGTAAACAGGCGTAGGCAAACAGTGATGTCTGCTGTAGAATTAATAGCTGCAGGTGGTAACTGGAGCAACCCGACAGCTTATGATTACGAAGGTTATTTCCAGCGTAAATACGGATCATTTGCTTCACAAACCGGTGCTCCAATCAGCGAGTTGAACTATGGCACTAACTGGCGCCACCTTCGCTATGCCGACGTTTTACTCATGGCTGCCGAAGCTCATTTCAGGGCAGGCAATGAAGGCAAAGCAAGAGAATATATAAACCTGGTAAGGCAGCGTTCTGGTTTGGGTATTATCTCAGCTACAGGTAACAATCTTTTCCAGGCTATAGTAACAGAAAGGCAACTTGAGCTAGCATTTGAAGGAGTTCGCTATACAGATCTTGTTCGCTGGGGGCTGGCAGTACAGGAACTGGGTGCGCTTGGTTTCAGATCAGGAAAGCACGAGCTGTTACCTATTCCTATTTATGATGTAAATACTGGCGGCCTTTCCCAGAACGCTGGTTATTAA